A single window of Anopheles moucheti chromosome 2, idAnoMoucSN_F20_07, whole genome shotgun sequence DNA harbors:
- the LOC128307898 gene encoding uncharacterized protein LOC128307898: MRITRYSRASGRGSYYHRGTVKLYRRRGGPNGQIPRPYTNQSQPPAYTPYGSHGQTVRRLRPVSPDERLLLSREHDRKLERSSRERYRTDEYTRRSASHDRSLSSVLSDISSGSSCFGTVRASEAYDSPVYEDLTDDEVRSLDEMTESSMNLSVAPPPVIKHKKRKKDKRKKEKARLRERKRAKKDKRRQKEILEERICPPEHEVAQSKEIFASGQNILVSVSFIDNDKTKDRSDRHWKSKRKKAKKEKTREKLIVTKEERASDVATSARTPHRDGASPARELEPPDVKEKYNAKQLLAQTEQEKKQDHLQQQQQQNEQHSTVHQSPEQKIPPAKKKKLDPSVKPVMVIDLERSPSGQVISSPKEVIVLSDEEGKRTLAQRIGKEEIKPNETDQSNRGPNTPPEPAPKSPDSYDPFEPTKSSPSTAISRHDLGSISSLSFLDHHTHQDDQKETKNDFHHHALAQHNLPHHHHHHHHHLLHHPHHGHAHHHGQERLMAPVDQQSGTGAAFGNDDGVLDLHPGSPFEKINNLNSSPVRTVTAGMPYHHLHHPSPMKAIIKSMPKKLLASGGSGRDARSHGMVGKSSLTNATVGGGGTTSGGATTSGGVPFEDELNDGDISPYSPRSSDCDEQMFEPPNHDGNGETQTIALTVDNLRKVFGNDPKTLYGDLRKSYQHRSVIAVDEMYKPHKMTLEMLDEIPDSAVDMQVKEKLIKKLQRQERIVEEVKHFLKPHFNKKRIDKDEYKEIMRKSIPKICHSRSGEINPAKIQALITAYVKKAIAKRKLIGGEGSASGTPLVNLGSYGLPPEPTATATTATLPPVMLMNR, translated from the exons ATGCGGATAACGCGGTACTCGCGTGCCAGTGGTAGAGGCAGCTACTATCACCGTGGTACTGTAAAATTGTATCGCCGACGCGGTGGCCCGAATGGTCAAATTCCGCGACCCTACACAAACCAAAGCCAACCACCCGCCTACACTCCGTACGGTAGCCATGGGCAGACCGTACGTCGATTACGACCTGTGTCACCGGACGAAAGATTGTTGTTGTCGCGAGAACACGACAGGAAGCTGGAGCGATCGTCGCGGGAACGGTATCGCACGGACGAATACACCCGTCGGAGCGCGAGTCACGATCGTAGTTTATCCTCCGTGCTTAGCGACATCAGTTCCGGCAGCAGTTGTTTCGGTACGGTGCGGGCAAGCGAAGCGTACGACAGTCCGGTATACGAGGATCTCACGGACGATGAGGTCCGCTCGCTGGATGAAATGACCGAATCTTCCATGAACCTGTCCGTAGCGCCACCGCCCGTAATAAAACACAAGAAACGCAAGAAGGACAAGCGCAAGAAAGAAAAGGCACGGCTACGTGAGCGCAAACGGGCGAAAAAAGATAAGCGCCGGCAGAAGGAAATCCTCGAGGAGCGTATATGTCCACCCGAGCATGAGGTGGCCCAGTCGAAGGAAATATTCGCTTCCGGGCAAAACATTCTGGTAAGCGTCAGCTTCATCGACAACGACAAGACGAAGGATCGGTCGGACAGACACTGGAAGAGCAAGCGAAAGaaggcaaagaaagaaaaaacgcgCGAAAAGCTAATCGTTACCAAAGAGGAACGTGCATCCGATGTGGCAACGTCCGCCCGAACACCACACCGCGATGGTGCAAGCCCGGCGCGGGAGCTGGAACCGCCGGACGTCAAAGAGAAGTACAACGCGAAGCAACTGTTAGCGCAAACAGAGCAGGAAAAGAAGCAAGATcacctgcagcagcagcaacaacaaaatgaaCAACATTCAACGGTGCACCAATCACCGGAACAGAAGATTCCTCcggcaaagaaaaagaagctAGATCCAAGCGTTAAGCCTGTGATGGTGATTGATCTAGAACGATCGCCTAGTGGACAGGTAATATCCAGCCCGAAGGAAGTCATCGTGTTAAGTGACGAAGAGGGCAAACGGACGCTAGCGCAACGGATCGGTAAGGAGGAGataaaaccgaacgaaacagATCAAAGCAATCGTGGGCCCAACACGCCACCGGAACCTGCCCCAAAATCGCCAGACTCATACGATCCTTTTGAACCTACTAAATCCTCGCCCAGCACGGCTATTTCAAGGCACGATTTGGGTAGCATATCATCGCTCAGCTTTCTGGATCATCACACCCATCAGGATGATcagaaggaaacgaaaaatgaCTTCCACCATCATGCGCTTGCTCAGCATAACCTGccacaccaccatcaccaccatcatcaccatctgcTTCATCATCCACACCACGGGCATGCCCACCATCATGGCCAGGAACGATTGATGGCGCCAGTCGATCAGCAGAGTGGTACCGGTGCTGCCTTCGGCAACGATGACGGTGTGCTCGATCTTCATCCAGGCTCACCGTTCGAAAAGATCAACAATCTGAACAGCAGCCCTGTGCGTACGGTCACTGCAGGCATGCCGTACCATCATCTGCATCATCCGTCGCCGATGAAAGCGATCATTAAATCGATGCCCAAGAAGCTGCTTGCCTCGGGTGGCTCTGGTCGTGATGCGCGATCGCACGGCATGGTAGGCAAATCGAGCCTAACGAATGCtacggttggtggtggtggtacgaCCAGTGGTGGAGCGACCACAAGTGGTGGCGTTCCGTTCGAGGACGAACTGAACGATGGTGACATTTCACCCTACTCACCCCGATCGAGCGATTGCGACGAGCAGATGTTCGAACCGCCGAACCACGATGGCAACGGGGAAACGCAAACCATCGCTTTGACCGTGGACAATCTGCGCAAGGTGTTCGGTAACGATCCCAAAACGCTGTACGGCGATCTTCGGAAAAGCTATCAGCATCGATCGGTGATAGCGGTGGACGAAATGTATAAAC CTCATAAAATGACACTAGAAATGTTGGATGAAATACCGGACTCCGCAGTTGATATGCAGGTGAAGGAAAAG CTTATCAAAAAGCTTCAACGACAGGAACGAATTGTGGAAGAGGTGAAACATTTCCTAAAGCCTCACTTTAACAAAAAGCGTATCGACAAAGACGAATACAAGGAAATAATGCGAAAATCCATCCCGAAG ATATGCCACAGTCGTTCGGGAGAAATCAATCCGGCCAAGATACAGGCCCTAATTACGGCGTATGTAAAAAAAGCAATCGCCAAGCGAAAACTAATAGGCGGGGAAGGTTCCGCTTCCGGCACACCGCTGGTAAATCTGGGCAGTTACGGACTTCCACCGGAACCGACGGCAACCGCAACAACGGCAACACTGCCACCGGTGATGTTAATGAACCGTTGA
- the LOC128307050 gene encoding charged multivesicular body protein 3 has translation MGLFGKSQDRNPKDMVQEWSSKLRKESFALDRQIRSIQREEDKIKRSLKEAAKKNDKEVCTILAKELIRSRKAINKIYTSKAHINSVQLQMKNQMATVRVAGSLAKSTEVMQAMQALVKLPEVAASMREMSKEMMKAGIIEEMIDETMESLEDVEEMEEEAQKEIDHVLWEITAGKLGEAPATPLANPTKDEPSTSRAEEEEDEEDDMKEMQSRLQALRS, from the exons ATGGGTCTCTTTGGCAAATCCCAAGACCGAAACCCTAAAGATATG GTCCAGGAATGGTCGTCGAAGCTACGCAAAGAATCGTTCGCACTCGACCGGCAGATACGCTCCATCCAGCGTGAGGAggacaaaataaaacgttCGCTCAAGGAGGCGGCCAAAAAGAACGACAAGGAGGTGTGCACGATACTGGCGAAAGAGCTCATCCGGTCGCGGAAAGCGATCAACAAAATCTACACCAGCAAGGCACACATAAACTCGGTGCAGCTACAGATGAAAAACCAGATGGCGACGGTGCGAGTGGCGGGCTCGCTGGCTAAATCGACCGAGGTGATGCAGGCGATGCAGGCGCTCGTAAAGCTACCGGAGGTGGCCGCCTCGATGCGCGAAATGTCGAAGGAGATGATGAAGGCCGGCATCATCGAGGAAATGATCGACGAAACGATGGAATCGCTCGAGGACGTGGAGGAGATGGAGGAAGAAGCGCAAAAGGAGATCGACCATGTGCTGTGGGAGATAACGGCAGGCAAGCTGGGCGAAGCTCCGGCCACACCGCTCGCCAACCCAACGAAGGACGAACCGTCGACATCAAGGGCCgaagaggaggaggatgaAGAGGACGATATGAAGGAGATGCAGAGCCGATTGCAGGCACTGAGGTCGTGA
- the LOC128308711 gene encoding attractin, with translation MPLEYLQMFVYLLHKSKYRRKCGPPPTVADLWRVALVLLVLSCHLGPTVVSCQGLAGMPDSASRCADVRCMNGGVCKNGTCLCPDGWQGSECQFCGGKVRLTDPSGSIHDGLGNYSIGVKCSWLIDAREHNTITDKVSNVGPTQPSVIRLHLEEFATECGWDHLYVYDGDSVESPLLAVFSGLMYRKNFTIRRIPEVFAHSGSALLHFFSDDAYNMSGFNISYQVNACPTNDSSLSCSGNGDCWNGVCSCNNGFTGAACNIPRCPNYCSAHLGHGVCDKKQQRCVCSVGYTGNDCSQTIAHGYWTAIDAGETEGFTPPGSASHGVAVFHDTLYVIAGESYGKAEALLYMYDFNGKVWETAHTESKPVPELRYGASTVIFGDKIFMYGGVIEGKGVCGELWAFDVSAKIWENITVKSEQCNETYEMCGPLRSAGHTATIVTNYDQSGAGGKKILSGGGSSQKMVVLFGHSPQFGYLNTVQEFNFGTREWKIVPTRGYPVKGGYGHSAAYDPLRERIYVYGGIVSESDSSQLLSNKLFSYEPHERLWTLLETAPTARFLHTANFLTPGLMMVFGGNTHNDTSHSFGAKCYSRDLMVYDVLCDSWHTQPMPDDLYADLARFGHSAAVFERSLYIYGGFDGQMINDILKFTPGECQAFNRTEQCLNTRPGVKCVWDIQKNKCMPAAAVQRDRLFDRDQEGLEVCPKKSRLVLTQQELMDYELCSQLTTCQGCVSTAYGCMFCGIGNGKGICVKEKCPDVSYTFRADFYPTKALKDCPDNDEHVCAQLHGCHACTAVSVCHWDYEHSKCQYSRNKSGDALNDACPPACSVLTSCGNCTQEECIWCQNEQRCVDKNAYTASFPYGQCREWTTGSSKCRAASSGKSQCGFYRTCAQCRDDPACGWCDDGSMTGLGKCLPGGDSGAHEETECPAQRWHFTHCPSCQCNGHSTCPDSKTCKQPCNDLTIGTNCDKCKSGYWGNPVNGGICQKCECNGQAQYCHSETGKCFCSTKGLAGDHCEKCDATNHYHGDPSRGSCYYDLTIDYQFTFNLSKKEDRHFTQINFRNSPVKPDIDADFTITCSVAARMNITIRTAGGIEKPLFSAVNCSTFRYRFSKAEHQFGIEDNVTLTTFYVYVYDFQPPLWIQIAFSQYPKLNLQQFFITFSTCFLLLLVMAAILWKIKQHYDMFRRRQRLFVEMEQMASRPFSQVLVEIESREYNELSPAVENITAAPRKRKKDSPSPIALEPCEGNRAAVLSLLVRLPTGGLQHSPPGQSAGLAVASALVTLGNPRRSSIEHPKEPKTKRKQSQHPDSCI, from the exons ATGCCGCTCGAATATctgcaaatgtttgtttatctgcTGCACAAATCGAAGTATCGAAGAAAATGTGGCCCACCACCTACGGTGGCGGACCTTTGGCGTGTTGCACTGGTGCTGCTAGTTTTATCGTGCCACCTGGGCCCTACCGTCGTATCGTGCCAAGGTTTGGCCGGGATGCCCGATTCCGCCAGCCGATGCGCGGATGTACGCTGCATGAACGGTGGTGTCTGCAAAAACGGAACCTGTCTCTGTCCGGACGGCTGGCAAGGGTCCGAGTGCCAATTCTGCGGTGGTAAGGTTAG ACTGACGGATCCATCAGGCAGCATCCATGATGGGCTCGGTAACTATTCGATCGGTGTCAAATGCAGCTGGTTGATCGATGCCCGCGAACACAACACCATCACCGATAAGGTGTCGAACGTTGGTCCCACCCAACCATCCGTAATACGGCTCCATCTGGAAGAGTTCGCCACCGAATGTGGCTGGGACCATCTGTACGTGTACGACGGTGACTCCGTCGAATCGCCGCTGCTGGCCGTATTTAGCGGATTGATGTATCGGAAAAATTTCACCATCCGCCGAATACCGGAAGTGTTTGCCCACTCCGGTTCGGCCCTGCTACACTTTTTCAGCGATGATGCGTACAATATGTCGGGCTTTAACATTTCCTACCAAGTGAACGCTTGCCCCACGAACGATTCATCGCTCAGCTGTTCGGGCAATGGCGATTGCTGGAATGGGGTGTGTAGCTGCAACAATGGGTTTACCGGTGCTGCCTGTAACATTCCCCGGTGCCCGAACTATTGTTCCGCCCATCTCGGCCACGGTGTGTGTGACAAGAAGCAGCAACGGTGTGTCTGCAGCGTTGGCTACACGGGGAACGATTGTTCGCAAACGATCGCCCACGGTTACTGGACGGCGATCGATGCCGGCGAAACGGAAGGCTTTACACCGCCGGGCAGTGCATCGCACGGAGTAGCTGTTTTTCACGACACACTGTACGTAATTGCGGGCGAAAGTTACGGCAAAGCGGAAGCCCTGCTGTATATGTACGATTTCAATGGGAAGGTTTGGGAAACGGCCCACACGGAGAGTAAGCCGGTACCGGAGCTACGGTACGGTGCGTCAACGGTCATCTTTGGCGACAAGATATTCATGTACGGTGGAGTGATCGAGGGCAAAGGTGTGTGCGGCGAGCTGTGGGCGTTCGATGTGAGTGCAAAGATATGGGAAAACATCACCGTGAAATCGGAACAGTGCAACGAAACGTACGAGATGTGCGGACCACTCCGTTCAGCCGGACATACGGCTACAATCGTGACGAACTACGATCAAAGCGGTGCGGGTGGAAAGAAGATACTGTCCGGTGGTGGCAGTTCGCAGAAGATGGTGGTCCTATTTGGCCATTCGCCACAGTTTGGGTACCTGAACACGGTGCAGGAGTTTAACTTTGGGACCCGCGAATGGAAGATAGTACCGACGCGCGGTTACCCGGTAAAGGGTGGTTACGGCCATTCGGCTGCCTACGATCCGCTTCGGGAACGTATCTACGTGTACGGTGGCATCGTATCGGAGAGTGATAGTTCGCAGTTGCTAAGCAACAAACTGTTCAGCTACGAGCCACACGAGCGTCTGTGGACGTTGCTGGAGACAGCGCCTACTGCGCGCTTCTTACACACGGCCAATTTCCTTACACCCGGCCTGATGATGGTATTCGGCGGTAATACACACAACGATACTTCGCACAGCTTCGGAGCGAAATGTTATTCGCGCGATCTGATGGTTTACGATGTGCTGTGCGACTCGTGGCACACGCAACCCATGCCGGATGATCTCTACGCCGACCTGGCGCGGTTTGGCCATTCGGCAGCAGTGTTTGAGCGGTCACTGTACATCTACGGTGGGTTCGATGGGCAGATGATAAACGACATACTGAAGTTCACACCGGGCGAATGCCAAGCGTTCAATCGAACGGAGCAATGTCTTAATACGCGACCGGGTGTAAAATGCGTTTGGGATATACAAAAGAACAAATGCATGCCGGCGGCGGCGGTTCAGCGCGATCGATTGTTCGACCGTGATCAGGAAGGTTTGGAGGTGTGCCCCAAGAAGAGCCGGCTCGTGCTAACACAACAGGAGCTGATGGATTACGAGCTGTGCAGTCAGCTGACGACGTGCCAGGGTTGCGTATCGACCGCGTACGGTTGTATGTTCTGCGGCATTGGCAATGGGAAGGGTATCTGCGTGAAGGAGAAATGCCCGGACGTGTCGTACACGTTTCGGGCCGATTTCTATCCCACCAAGGCACTGAAGGACTGTCCGGATAATGATgagcatgtgtgtgcgcagcTGCACGGATGTCACGCCTGTACGGCGGTGAGCGTTTGCCACTGGGACTACGAGCATAGCAAGTGTCAGTACAGCCGGAACAAGTCGGGCGATGCGCTGAACGATGCCTGTCCGCCGGCCTGTTCTGTGCTGACGTCTTGCGGTAATTGCACACAGGAGGAATGCATCTGGTGCCAGAATGAGCAGCGGTGCGTGGACAAGAATGCGTACACTGCCAGCTTTCCGTACGGACAGTGTCGCGAATGGACGACGGGTTCAAGTAAGTGTCGGGCGGCAAGTAGCGGCAAAAGTCAGTGCGGTTTCTATCGCACCTGTGCCCAGTGCCGGGATGATCCTGCCTGTGGCTGGTGTGACGATGGTTCCATGACCGGGCTGGGTAAGTGTCTGCCGGGTGGTGACAGTGGAGCACACGAAGAGACCGAATGTCCGGCTCAGCGCTGGCACTTTACGCACTGTCCCAGCTGTCAATGTAATGGCCACAGTACCTGTCCCGATTCGAAGACGTGCAAGCAGCCCTGTAACGATCTGACGATAGGCACGAACTGCGACAAGTGTAAGTCGGGCTACTGGGGCAACCCGGTCAACGGAGGCATCTGCCAGAAGTGTGAATGTAACGGACAGGCTCAGTACTGTCACAGCGAGACGGGCAAGTGCTTCTGCAGCACCAAGGGGCTGGCGGGTGATCATTGTGAAAAGTGTGACGCAACCAACCACTACCATGGTGATCCGAGTCGTGGATCGTGCTACTACGATCTGACGATCGACTACCAGTTTACGTTCAATCTGTCGAAGAAGGAAGATCGCCACTTTACGCAGATTAACTTCCGCAACTCGCCGGTCAAGCCGGATATCGATGCCGACTTTACGATCACGTGCAGTGTGGCGGCACGGATGAATATCACCATCCGAACGGCTGGTGGCATCGAGAAGCCACTCTTTTCGGCCGTTAACTGTTCCACGTTTCGGTACCGATTCTCCAAGGCTGAACATCAGTTCGGTATCGAGGACAATGTGACACTGACGACGTTTTACGTGTACGTGTACGACTTTCAGCCACCGCTCTGGATACAGATTGCGTTTTCGCAGTATCCCAAGCTGAACTTACAGCAATTCTTCATCACCTTCTCAAC ATGTTTCCTTTTGCTCCTCGTCATGGCGGCCATCCTGTGGAAGATTAAGCAACATTACGACATGTTCCGGCGGCGGCAGCGACTGTTTGTGGAAATGGAACAGATGGCGTCGCGACCATTTTCGCAG GTTTTGGTCGAGATCGAAAGTAGAGAGTACAACGAGCTATCGCCCGCGGTAGAAAATATTACTGCTGCACCGCGGAAACGTAAAAAG GACTCACCCAGCCCTATCGCACTGGAGCCATGCGAAGGCAACAGGGCAGCAGTTCTTTCGCTTCTAGTCCGGCTGCCAACGG GTGGCCTTCAGCATTCTCCTCCTGGTCAATCGGCAGGTCTTGCCGTCGCAAGTGCATTAGTAACGTTAGGGAACCCACGACGCTCGTCGATAGAACATCCGAAGGAACCTAAGACTAAGCGTAAGCAGAGCCAACACCCTGATAgttgtatataa
- the LOC128297078 gene encoding ATP-dependent RNA helicase SUV3 homolog, mitochondrial produces the protein MLINAQRWTRYCRTVLNSVQVASRATNGARRLLVPSSTAVELYRGKKDDSKLFTPIPIRPSPDDINVGAELTGVLDKAEMLKVILKFSNRKEIKFLCMENGIDSNLQQQAFISFRKYCLETDALPADLHVVLSDILQGAGHVDDVFPYFLRHVKQIFPHLECMDDLKKISDLRQPANWYPNARGMNRKVIFHSGPTNSGKTYHAMERFLTAKSGVYCGPLKLLASEVYNKSNQRGTPCDLVTGEERKFANSEGKQSAHVACTVEMTSINTPYEVAVIDEIQLLKDVGRGWAWTRAFLGLMAEEIHVCGEPGTADLLQKLCETTHESLEVRNYKRLTPLHIEDQALQTLDNVQPGDCIVCFSKNDIYAVSREIEARGKEVAVIYGGLPPGTKLAQAAKFNDPNNSCKVLVATDAIGMGLNLSIRRVIFYSMIKPTMNQKGEKEMDTISVSAALQIAGRAGRYGMKWEEGYVTTFKAEDLSTLKGILAQTPDPLAQAGLHPTADMIELYAYHLPNATLSNLMEIFVSLSTVDDSLYFMCNTEDFKFLAETIQHVPLPLRARYIFCCAPINRNMPFVCSMFLKYARRYSRNEPVTFDWLCNQCGWPFQLPRTIIDLVHLEAVFDVLDLYLWLSYRFPDLFPDEKLVRDIQRELDDIIQQGVFQITKLLKNSETAVSTNTPDEDSFVMRQKKSKYYREAGAGGTRGRLTERLLAQGLLTPAMLQELKQEWDQQAKRTGKSSAEEDDDDPFDGGKKGSSGRRKLTRGKGK, from the exons ATGTTGATAAATGCACAAAGATGGACACGCTACTGCCGAACGGTGTTAAACTCGGTACAGGTTGCGTCACGCGCAACGAACGGTGCTCGCCGATTATTGGTTCCCAGCAGCACTGCAGTCGAATTGTACCGCGGTAAGAAGGACGATAGTAAACTGTTTACCCCGATTCCTATACGGCCCAGCCCGGACGATATAAATGTCGGTGCCGAGCTGACGGGTGTGTTAGATAAGGCGGAAATGCTGAAGGTGATACTGAAGTTTAGCAATAGGAAAGAAATCAAATTCCTCTGCATGGAAAATGGGATCGATT CGAATCTTCAACAGCAAGCGTTTATCAGCTTTCGGAAGTACTGTCTCGAAACGGATGCACTACCGGCCGATCTACACGTGGTGCTTAGCGATATACTGCAGGGAGCGGGCCATGTTGATGATGTCTTTCCTTATTTTTTGCGGCATGTGAAGCAAATTTTCCCACACCTCGAGTGTATGGATGATTTGAAGAAAATATCTGACCTTCGGCAACCAGCCAACTGGTACCCGAATGCGAGGGGCATGAACCGGAAGGTGATTTTCCACTCTGGTCCCACTAACTCGGGCAAAACTTATCACGCTATGGAACGCTTTCTCACCGCTAAATCGGGTGTGTACTGTGGTCCGTTGAAGCTGCTGGCCAGTGAAGTGTACAACAAGAGCAATCAGCGAGGAACGCCTTGTGATCTGGTGACTGGCGAGGAGCGCAAATTTGCCAACTCTGAAGGGAAACAGTCCGCACACGTGGCTTGCACGGTCGAGATGACGTCCATCAATACGCCTT ATGAAGTAGCTGTAATCGATGAAATACAATTGCTGAAAGACGTTGGCCGAGGATGGGCATGGACGAGAGCATTCTTGGGTTTGATGGCGGAGGAAATTCATGTGTGCGGTGAACCTGGCACGGCCGACCTGCTCCAGAAGCTGTGTGAAACGACCCATGAATCGCTCGAGGTGCGCAACTACAAACGGCTCACGCCCCTCCACATTGAGGATCAAGCACTGCAAACGCTCGATAACGTTCAGCCGGGGGACTGCATTGTGTGCTTCAGCAAGAATGACATTTACGCAGTTTCACGCGAAATCGAGGCCCGCGGCAAGGAGGTGGCAGTCATTTACGGTGGTCTTCCGCCCGGCACTAAGCTGGCTCAGGCAGCCAAGTTTAACGACCCGAACAACAGCTGCAAGGTTCTGGTAGCCACGGATGCTATCGGTATGGGACTGAACCTAAGCATACGGCGCGTTATATTCTACTCAATGATCAAACCAACGATGAACCAAAAGGGTGAAAAGGAGATGGATACAATTTCGGTGTCGGCTGCACTCCAGATAGCGGGCCGGGCCGGCCGGTATGGAATGAAGTGGGAAGAGGGATACGTGACAACATTCAAGGCGGAAGATTTGTCCACGCTGAAAGGCATTCTAGCCCAAACACCGGATCCGCTGGCCCAGGCAGGGCTTCACCCGACCGCAGACATGATCGAGCTGTACGCGTACCATCTGCCGAACGCAACCCTCAGCAACTTGATGGAGATATTCGTGTCGCTCAGCACGGTCGACGATTCGCTGTACTTTATGTGCAATACGGAGGATTTCAAGTTTCTGGCCGAAACGATACAGCACGTACCGTTGCCGCTGAGAGCGCGCTACATTTTCTGCTGCGCACCGATCAACCGCAACATGCCGTTTGTGTGCTCGATGTTCCTGAAGTACGCACGCCGGTACAGCCGCAACGAGCCGGTTACGTTCGATTGGCTGTGCAATCAGTGCGGTTGGCCGTTCCAGCTGCCGCGCACCATCATCGATCTCGTGCACCTGGAGGCGGTGTTCGATGTGCTGGATCTGTACCTTTGGCTGAGCTACCGGTTTCCGGATCTGTTTCCGGACGAGAAGCTGGTGCGCGACATACAGCGCGAACTGGACGACATCATTCAGCAGGGTGTATTTCAAATTACGAAACTGTTGAAGAATTCGGAAACGGCCGTTTCGACCAATACGCCCGACGAGGACTCGTTCGTGATGCGGCAGAAAAAGAGCAAGTACTATCGGGAGGCTGGTGCGGGTGGGACACGTGGTAGACTAACGGAGCGGCTGTTGGCACAAGGATTGCTGACACCGGCAATGTTACAAGAGTTGAAGCAAGAATGGGACCAGCAGGCGAAGCGTACTGGGAAGAGTAGCGCGGAGGAAGACGATGACGATCCGTTCGACGGTGGTAAGAAGGGCTCATCGGGCCGGCGAAAACTGACCCGTGGAAAAGGAAAGTAA